From the Polaribacter tangerinus genome, the window GTTACGATTCAGAATTTCCAGAGCTAAGTCGTTTACTTGCAGATGAAGGAATGGATATTTTATTTATACCTTTTTTAACTGATACTCAAAACGGATACTCGAGAGTGCGATACTGTGCACAAGCAAGAGCAATTGAAAATGAATGCTATGTTGCTATTGCTGGTAGTGTAGGTAATTTACCTAAAGTAAATAATATGGATATACAATATGCGCAATCTATGGTGTTTACCCCATGCGATTTTTCTTTTCCTGCAAACGGTATCAAGGCAGAAGCCACCACTAATACAGAAATGATTTTAATAGCAGATGTAGATTTAGATTTACTGAAAGACTTAAACAAGTTTGGCGCTGTAAGAAATTTAAATGATCGGAGAAAAGATATTTTTGAATTGAAAAAAAGAGATATTAATTAATCCAATTTTTAAAATCTTTTACGCGTTCTCTACTTACTATAATTTCTGTATCATTATAAGAAGTTAAGGTTAACTTCAATCGAGAATTAGTGTATGAAATAATATCTTCGATAGCATTTATATGCACAATAAAAGTTCTATTAACTCTAAAGAAAATTTCTGGGTTAATAAGCTCTAACCAATATTCTAAAGAATGGTCTAGTAAATAATTTCTTCCGTCTAAAGTGTGTATGTAAGTAGCTTTATTTTCGCTAAAAAAACATACAATTTCATTTATGTTAATAATTTTTATATGCTGCCCAACTCTAATAGTTATTCTTTTTTTAAACTTCCTATCTACCGGATTTACTAATAACTTTTTAATATCATCTAGATGTACTTTTAAATTAGCAATGTTCGGTTGATGTTCTTTAAATTTTTCTATGGCAACTTTTAATTCATCTTCATCTAAAGGTTTTAGTAAATAGTCTATACTATTTAATTTAAAAGCTTTTAAAGCATACTCGTCATAAGCAGTTGTAAAAATAATAGCAGATTTTACAGTAATTTCCTCAAAAATTTCAAAAGATAAACCATCTGAAAGCTGAATATCTAAAAAAATTAAATCGGGATGCTTGTTATTTTGTAACCAATTTAAAGACTCTTCTACCGAATGTAAGAGTTGCTGAACCTCTATATTAAGAACAGACAACATTCTTTTTAATCTTCTTGCAGCTGGTTTTTCATCTTCAATAATTAATACATTCATTATTCGATTACTTTTATCGGAGTTATTTTGTTACTTTAATTTATTTTAAATATTCATTTATTTTTTTCTGTTTCCAATCTGAACCAAAAAAAGCAGGAAAAACAAAAACTACTAGTGCATGTAACATCAAAAAGACGCCCCAAAATAACCATATAGGAGTTGCTATAAATCCGTTTTAATTAAAATTATTACTCAATACAAAATTTCCAATAATGGTAAATTTAATTTTGATAATAAAGGTAAATAATATGTTTAGCAACAGATAAAAGATTAGGTGTTTGTAAAACTTTTTTTGCTTTAAAACACTGCATTTTACCTCTTCTAATTGCTTTTTTTGTACATCGGTCATATTAACTTTTTCTTTGATGATTGTCTTGCTTTTCTAAAAGTTCTTTTATTTTTCGTTCTTCCCAATCATCACCTAATACCGACTTAAATCCAAAAACACCTAACCAGTGAAAAAAAAGACCAATACCCCAAAATATCCAAGTAGAATATACTCCGAAATTGTTAAACGCTTCTGCTAGAGTGTCTCCACTTTTTGTTAATCCAAAAACTATTAAAGCGCTTAAAAAAACGTTAACTATTACAAAAACAATCAAATGAATGTAAAAGCCCTTCATTGCTTTTACTTTTTTCTTAGCTCTAATATAACTTTGTTCTTCTATAAAATCTTGCTCCATATTGTAATTATTTATTTTGTTCTTTTTGTATGTATTCTTTTATTTTCTTGTCTTCCCATTTTTTACCAAACCCTAATAAATAGAATCCAAAAACGGATAACCAATGACAAAAAAGCCCAAATCCCCATCCTAAAGTAGAAACCCAAAACCAATGAAAAGAGGGTTCAAATTTTAAATTTACAAAAATTATAGTCGGAATTACAATACAGTATACAGATAAATGTGTGTAAAAAGCCTTTATATCTTTTACTCTTTTTTGTGCCTTTAAATAGGCTTGTTGTTCTGTTAAATTCATCTTTTAATAGTAGTTCTTTTTATGTTTAGTTATGTATTCATTTATTTTTTTCTGTTCCCATTCTTCTCCTAGTAATAGTTGAACTCCGAATGTTACACAAAATTGAAACACAATCCCTACACCCCAATAAAGCCAAATTTTGTAATTACTAAAGTTTAGTATTGCTTCACTAAAATGTTTACCATCATTTATTTCTCCTACAATAAACATTATACTTAAAAAGATATTTACTATCAGATAAATAAGCAGGTGTTTATAAAATTTTTTAATTCTTACTACCCTATTTTGTGCTAAAATATAACGTTCTTGATCTTGTTGATTTATCTCCATGATTGCAGTTTTTTATTCTTTTTCTCTTTTTCTATCATTTCTTTTATTTTTCTTTCTTCCCAATTTTCTCCCAAAAATATGTTGTAATTATTTATTTCTAGGAAATGAAATAATAAGCCAATACCCCAACCAATCATAGGAAACCAAAACCAATAAAAACCTGAGGTAAACCTTAAATTTATAAATATTAGGAAAGGAATTATTAAACAGTAGGACGCTAAGTTTTGATAGAAATCTTTTAATCTTTCTACTTTTTCTACTGCTTTTACATAGTTACTGTTTTCTAAATTTTCGTTGTACATAATATTTTTTATTTTAGTTAAAAGTGGTAAGCTTACTTTAAATTGTTTGTTATTATTTTCTATTTTAACTGGTTTTTGGGTTATTAAACCATACCTATCGGCTATATTTTGGAGTCCTACCTTAGTGCTTTTTCCAATGGCTTCCTTAGGATTTAAAGTGTTTTCTATAATTAAATAATTAGCTGCTTCATAAATGTTGATATGCAATGGTTTAGTAGAAGAAACTACGTTGTGCTTAACTGCATTTTCTAATAAAAGTTGTAATGACAATGGAACAATTTTTAACTCACTATTACCAATAGTATCAGGAATATTAAACTGTATGGCATCTTCAAATCTCATCGATAACAACTCCATGTAAGTTTTAGCAAACTTCAATTCTTCTTCTATAGGGACTATATCTTTATTTCTCTGCTCCAGAACATATCGATAAATTTTAGACAATTTAGTGGTAAATTTCTCTGCCAATACAGTATTCTCTCCAATTAAACTCGTTAATACATTTAGGCTATTAAATAAAAAATGTGGATCTAATTGGTTTTTTAATGATTCGAATTTAGCGGTCTCTGTTTTAGCAACAATTTCTTGTTTTGTAGACTCTTGAGACATGGCTACTTTCCAATTTTGCATAAATCCCTTTGCATGTAAAAATGCGGATACTGTTATAGACAATAAAAAGTAAAATAAATGTGCCCATAAATATGAACCTCTAAAAAATTGAGAAGAATTACCGTTGTTAATTACAATAAATACTAAATAATTAATTGATAAAACAACCGGAATTGTATATAAAGTAGTTGCTATAATTCCCGCCCAAACACGCTTATTAGTATCTGAAACCCAGTGCCATTTTTTAGATAAATAATTGTTTATAAAACCATTACCAAAACCAATACCAAAACAATACATGGCAGATATTAAAAAAGACCATGATATGCCGTTTAAAGAAGTTTGCCTAAAAACAATGCTAAAAAAAACACCAAAAATTAGGGTTAGTTTCAAACATAAAATGGCGGTTTTCTTAATATCATTTATAGTATAAATTTCGGGCAATGCTTTCATATTTAAAAAGTTCTTTTAAAAGTTTAAAGTTACCATTATAATTTAATTTTTATCTTGGTAGGCTTTACATCATGTAAAAACTTTGTTTCTTCGAAAGTTGGAGGGCCAAAAGCATTGGTAACACCAGAGGTTCCATAGCTCTCTAAGGGCATTCCATTGGGTGTAAAATCCATTTTCTCATTTTCATTTTTGTCATGAAAACAAATAATAGCGTACGTTCCTTTTTTTACATCTTCAAAAACAATGGTAGCTTTAGAGTTGTTTATTTTAGAGATTGCTGTTTTTAAGGGCTTAATTCTAAAATCTTTTTCGTTGTATAAAGCAAAACGAACAGTTCCTTTACTAGAAAATATATTTTCTACGGTTACTTCAATTTGATTATTTTGAGACATTAAAGACTCTGAGACTAGCGTTGTTACTAATACTAAAATTGGTATTAAAATTCTCATTCCTTTTTATTTTTAATAGTACAAATGTGCATCTGTAACATCAATAAAAAAAGTAAAGAATACCGAAGTGTAAAAAACTACTACCGAATTGTAAATTTTTAAAAATTGATATGTACACCTTAGCTTTAAGGTAAACATTTAATAATACAATATTGTAAAAAGCAAAAAATAAAGATTCACTAATTAATGATTTGTTTTTTTGTCATTCTCATAAAAATTTAAAAAAACACTTTAATTTTATCCTTCAATTAAAAAAATAATTTACATTTACAACATGTTTACAAACAAAAATAAAATATATACTCTTGTTCCGAGTTTCCGCTTTCGCAATCTAATACGCTAATAATCTATTTCGTATTATTAAGGAAACTCTCATTTTATTTTTTACAACATGTACCAATCAAACAATTTTAGTAGCCCACAAAAAAATATTATTAATTTTAATAATAGTTTTTATACACGCCGATTTTTAATGTTTCGCCCTTTGGGTGTGGCATAATTACTAGAATTAGGTGCGTCCAATTCTCCTTTTAAAATCATCTTAACAAATATCAATTTTTAAATTATCAATACAATGCGAATTGTAATTGCAGACAAAACACATAGCGTATATGCAGAAATTATATGCAATACGATTGAAGAAGCCTCTAAGGTAAGAGGCACTGGTATTGCCAAAAGAAAGCCTGAATACATTATTTCTAAAATGGAAAATGGCAATGCAGTAATTGCCTTAGAAGGAGATAAATTTGCTGGTTTTTGCTATATAGAGGCTTGGGACCATGGAAAATTTGTAGCAAATTCAGGTTTAATTGTGCATCCAGATTTTAGAAATATCGGTTTGGCAAAAAAAATAAAACAAGTCATTTTTAATCATTCCCGAACAAAATTTCCTGAGGCAAAAGTTTTTAGTATTACTACTGGTTTGGCGGTAATGAAATTAAATAGCGATTTAGGATACAAACCGGTAACATTCTCTGAACTCACCGATGATCAATCTTTTTGGAAAGGCTGCCAAACTTGTAAAAATTACGATGTTTTAACAAGAACAGAACAAAAAATGTGCCTTTGTACCGGTATGCTCTATGACCCAAAAGCAGTAAAAAATGAACCTAAAAAAGCTGTTAAAGAGACTGTTTTTAAACGATTAAAAAATATAAAACAAACACTACTTCTAAAAAAAAATAAAAATAATGGAAACGACTAAAAATAAATTAGTAATTGCCTACAGTGGTGGCTTAGACACTTCTTACTGCGCTGTAAGTTTAAGTAAAAAATTTGATGTTCATGCAGTAAGCGTAAATACAGGAGGATTTTCTGAATCTGAAATTAAAATCATAGAGAGTAATGCCTACAAAATGGGCGTGTCTACCTACAAAAATATCGATGCTATTGCTACATTTTACCAAAAAGTTGTAAAATATTTGATTTATGGTAATGTTTTAAAAAATAACACCTATCCGCTTTCTGTAAGTGCCGAAAGAATTGTACAAGCTATAGAAATTATAGAGTACGCCAAAAGTATTGGTGCACAATACATTGCTCACGGTTCTACGGGTGCAGGAAATGATCAAGTTCGTTTCGATATGATTTTTCAAACACTGGCTCCCGAAATAAAAATTATTACTCCTATAAGAGATGGCAGCTTAACTAGACAACAAGAAATTGACTATCTCATAGATAATGGTATTGATATGTCTTGGGAAAAATCGAAATATTCGGTAAATAAAGGTTTGTGGGGAACCAGTGTAGGTGGTGTAGAAACCTTAGGCTCTGAAAAAGCATTACCAGAAAATGCCTATCCTTCTCAACTTGAAAAAAAACAGGAAGAAAAAATTACACTGACTTTTAAAAAAGGAGAATTAGTAGCCTTAAATGGTATAGAAAACACTCCAGAAAAAGTAATTGAATCATTAAATCTAATTGCCTCTAAATATGCTATTGGTAGAGATATTCATGTAGGCGACACTATTGTTGGTATAAAAGGGCGTGTTGGCTTTGAGGCTGCAGCAGCTCTTATAACCATTAAAGCACACCATTTATTAGAAAAACATACACTTACCAAATGGCAATTACAACATAAAGAATACTTAGCAAGTTTCTACGGAATGCATTTGCACGAAGGACAGTATTTAGACCCTGTAATGAGAGATATGGAAGCTTTTCTAGAAAGCTCACAAAAAAATGTTTCTGGCTTGGTTACTGTTTCATTAAAACCTTATCACTTTTCTCTAGATGGTATTATTTCTAAACATGACTTAATGAATGCAAAATTTGGAAGTTATGGGGAAGAAAATAAAGGATGGTCTGCTGAAGAGGCCAAAGGATTCATAAAAATTGTTGGAAATCAGAATAAAATTTATCAACAAGTAAATAATACTTCTATTTAAAATGAAAAAATTAGAAATAGGCATTGTTGGTGGTGCAGGATATACTGCAGGTGAGTTAATAAGGTTATTATTACATCATCCTCATACAAATATTAATTTTGTGTTTAGTACATCTAACGCGGGAAACAAAATACATACCGTTCATAAAGATTTGTTGGGTTCTACAAATCTTTCATTTTCAAATGAAATAAACAGAAATATTGATGTTCTATTTTTGTGCCTTGGTCATGGAAACTCAAAAATTTTCTTGGAAAATAATTTTTTTTCTGCGCAAACAAAAATCATAGATCTAAGTAATGATTTTAGACTTAGTAAGGATAATTTTTTTAACAATAAAGAGTTTATATATGGCCTACCAGAACTACAAAAAGAAGCAATAAAAACAGCTCAAAATGTGGCAAATCCGGGTTGCTTTGCTACTGCGCTTCAACTAGCTATTTTACCATTGGCTTCTAGTAAATTATTAAAAAATGATGTTCATATACATGCTGTTACAGGTGCAACAGGTGCTGGTACTTCTTTGTCGGCAACCACTCATTTTACATATAGAGACAATAATTTTTCGCATTACAAAGCCTTTAATCATCAACATTTAGGTGAAATAGTACAAACGGTTCAACAGCTACAAAAATCTTTTGATAAAGAAATTAACTTTATACCTAATAGAGGAAATTTTTCTAGAGGAATTTTTGCAACTGCTTATACTGTTTTTGATGATAGTCTTGAAAATGCTTTGAAATTATACAAAGAGTTCTATAAAGAGGCTGCCTTTACTTTTATTTCTGATGATGAAATCCATTTGAAACAGGTAGTAAACACCAATAAATGTATAATTCATTTAACAAAACACGGTAACAAATTATTAATTACTAGTTGCATAGATAATTTGTTAAAAGGTGCATCTGGTCAGGCAATTCAAAATATGAATTTAATGTGTAACCTAAATGAAACAACTGGTTTGCAGTTAAAAGCAAATTATTTTTAAAATTTTCAAAAGCTCGCGTTAGCGATTGAAATGACATCCTTTTTAGTTTTTTTTGAACTATTAGGGACAAAAAAAACTAAAAAGATATAATGAAAAGCGCGACCCCTTTTTTGGGGAACGCCCAAAACAAAAAAAATGAAAATAGCTATAATAGGTACAGGGAACTTGGGTAAATCTATTGCAAAAGGACTAATTGTAAATAATGCAATAACTTCGTTGTTTTTGACGAAAAGAGAGGTAAATACCTTAGAGAATTTTAAGGGATATAAAAATGTACAGATTACTTCGAACAATAAAGAGGCTGTGAAAAATAGTGATATTTTAATTTTTGCTGTTCAGCCAAAACATTTTGAAGAAATACTGTCAGAAATAAAGCCGCTGTTAACAGAAAAACACATTATAATTTCTACTATTACTGGTTTTTTAATTCCAAAAATTGAAAAAATTATAGGAAAAGATAAATTTATAATAAGAGCAATGCCAAACACCGCAATTGCTGTTGGTAAGTCTATGACATGCTTGTGTGCCAATAAAGAAGGAGAAAAAAGAATAAATATAGCCATTGCAATTTTTAATAGATTGGGAAACTCTATTGCTATTCCAGAAACTCAAATGCAAGCTGCAACGGTAGTTTGTGCAAGCGGAATTGCATTTTGGATGCGACTTATTAGAGCTACTACACAGGCAGCTATTCAATTAGGTTTTGATGCAAAAGAAGCGCAAGAATTGGCCATGTTCACCAGCGAAGGTGCGGCTAGTTTATTAATTGCAAATGGAAAACACCCAGAAGAGGAAATAGACAAAGTTACAACACCACAAGGGTGTACTATTACAGGTTTAAATCAAATGGAACAAAAAGGTTTAAGTGCAGCACTTATTCAGGGAATGGTAGCTTCTTTCACCAAAATAAATTCAATAAAAGAAGAACAAATATAATAGTTAAAAAATGAGCTTATTTAATGTATATCCGTTATTTGATATTACTCCAACAACGGCAAAAGATGTGTATATATTTGACGAAAATGGCACAAAGTATTTAGACTTGTATGGCGGTCATGCTGTTATTTCAATTGGTCATTCGCATCCTAAGTACGTAAAAAATATTAGTGAACAAGTGGCAAAACTTGGTTTTTACAGCAACGCTATTCAAAACCCACTTCAAACAAAACTAGCCGAAAAATTAATACAAATATCTGGTTGTAATGGTTATGAGTTATTTTTGTGTAATTCTGGTGCAGAGGCTAATGAAAATGCGCTAAAACTAGCTTCTTTTCATACCAACAAAAAGAAAATTGTAGCCTTTAAAAACGGATTTCATGGTAGAACTTCGGCGGCCGTTGCTGCCACAGATAATGCTAAAATAATTGCCCCTTTAAATGCTCAGCAAGAAGTAGAAATACTTGCATTAGGCGATTTATCAGGACTAGAAAATGCTTTAAAAAAAGGAGATGTTTGTGCAGTAATTGTCGAGTTTATTCAGGGTGTTGGTGGTTTAGACGAAAGCAATGCTAGTTTTTATGAAGGAGCAGATGCACTTTGTAAAAAATACAATTGTTGCTTTATTGCCGATGAAGTTCAGTCTGGCTTTGGAAGAACTGGTGATTTTTTTGCATTTCAAAAATACAATGTGAGTCCAGATATTATTCCTATTGCCAAAGGGATGGGGAATGGCTTTCCTATTGGAGGCATATTGATTCACCCAAATATAAAAGCCTCTTTTGGTTTATTGGGAACAACTTTTGGAGGAAATCATCTTGCCTGTAAAGCCGCTTTAACCGTATTAGAGGTTCTTGAAGATGAAAAATTGATGGAAAATGCTACCAAAATTTCCAACTATTTTATAGAGAAAGCAAAAGAAATATCTGAAGTAAAAAAGGTAAAAGGAAGAGGTTTAATGTTAGGACTAGAATTTGATTTTCCGATTGCAGAAATAAGAAAAAAAATGATTCTAGAGCACCATATTTTTACAGGAAATGCTAAAAACCCAAATGTAATAAGAATTTTACCATCGCTAACAGTAAAAGAAAAACACATCGACCAATTTTTTATTTCTTTAAAAGAAGTATTAAAATAAAAATAACGAATCATGAAAAATTACACACATATAAATGACATAGATAACATTTATTCTTGGATAACAGAGGCAAAAGAAATTAAAAGTAATCCCTTAAAAAACAAGAAGCTAGGAACAGATAAAACGTTGGGTTTATTGTTTTTTAATGCTAGTTTAAGAACCCGTTTAAGCACACAAAAAGCAGCTTTAAATTTAGGAATGAATACCATTGTTATGAACGTTACAGAAGACTCTTGGGGAATAGAGTTTGAAGATGGAGCGGTAATGAATGGAACTACTGCCGAACATATTAAAGAGGCTGCTGCCGTAATTTCTCAATATTGTAATGTAATTGCTGTAAGAGCTTTTCCGAGTTTAACTGATAAAGAAAAGGATGAGAAAGAAACTGTTTTAAACGCCTTTTTAAAACATGCCACTGTACCAATTATAAATATGGAAAGTGCCACGGGGCATCCACTTCAAGGTTTAACCGATGCAATTACTATTGCAGAATACTCTCTAAAAAAAAGACCTAAAGTTGTACTAAGTTGGGCGCCTCATGTAAAAGCACTTCCGCACGCTGTTGCTAATAGTTTTGTACAAACAATGCAAAAAATGGATGTTGATTTTATAATTGCAAATCCGGATGGATACAATTTAAATAAACAAATAACTAAAAACTGTATGGTTACAAATAACCAACAAGAAGCTTTTAAAAATGCAGACTTTATTTATGCTAAAAATTGGAGCTCTTATGACGATTATGGTTCAATTACTCAAAAATATGATGATTGGAAAATTACCAAACAAAAAATTGGAAATGCCAAATTTATGCACTGTTTACCAG encodes:
- a CDS encoding LytR/AlgR family response regulator transcription factor — protein: MNVLIIEDEKPAARRLKRMLSVLNIEVQQLLHSVEESLNWLQNNKHPDLIFLDIQLSDGLSFEIFEEITVKSAIIFTTAYDEYALKAFKLNSIDYLLKPLDEDELKVAIEKFKEHQPNIANLKVHLDDIKKLLVNPVDRKFKKRITIRVGQHIKIININEIVCFFSENKATYIHTLDGRNYLLDHSLEYWLELINPEIFFRVNRTFIVHINAIEDIISYTNSRLKLTLTSYNDTEIIVSRERVKDFKNWIN
- a CDS encoding 2TM domain-containing protein is translated as MATPIWLFWGVFLMLHALVVFVFPAFFGSDWKQKKINEYLK
- a CDS encoding 2TM domain-containing protein, with protein sequence MEQDFIEEQSYIRAKKKVKAMKGFYIHLIVFVIVNVFLSALIVFGLTKSGDTLAEAFNNFGVYSTWIFWGIGLFFHWLGVFGFKSVLGDDWEERKIKELLEKQDNHQRKS
- a CDS encoding 2TM domain-containing protein yields the protein MNLTEQQAYLKAQKRVKDIKAFYTHLSVYCIVIPTIIFVNLKFEPSFHWFWVSTLGWGFGLFCHWLSVFGFYLLGFGKKWEDKKIKEYIQKEQNK
- a CDS encoding 2TM domain-containing protein, which translates into the protein MEINQQDQERYILAQNRVVRIKKFYKHLLIYLIVNIFLSIMFIVGEINDGKHFSEAILNFSNYKIWLYWGVGIVFQFCVTFGVQLLLGEEWEQKKINEYITKHKKNYY
- a CDS encoding 2TM domain-containing protein, with product MKALPEIYTINDIKKTAILCLKLTLIFGVFFSIVFRQTSLNGISWSFLISAMYCFGIGFGNGFINNYLSKKWHWVSDTNKRVWAGIIATTLYTIPVVLSINYLVFIVINNGNSSQFFRGSYLWAHLFYFLLSITVSAFLHAKGFMQNWKVAMSQESTKQEIVAKTETAKFESLKNQLDPHFLFNSLNVLTSLIGENTVLAEKFTTKLSKIYRYVLEQRNKDIVPIEEELKFAKTYMELLSMRFEDAIQFNIPDTIGNSELKIVPLSLQLLLENAVKHNVVSSTKPLHINIYEAANYLIIENTLNPKEAIGKSTKVGLQNIADRYGLITQKPVKIENNNKQFKVSLPLLTKIKNIMYNENLENSNYVKAVEKVERLKDFYQNLASYCLIIPFLIFINLRFTSGFYWFWFPMIGWGIGLLFHFLEINNYNIFLGENWEERKIKEMIEKEKKNKKLQSWR
- a CDS encoding DUF2141 domain-containing protein, with product MRILIPILVLVTTLVSESLMSQNNQIEVTVENIFSSKGTVRFALYNEKDFRIKPLKTAISKINNSKATIVFEDVKKGTYAIICFHDKNENEKMDFTPNGMPLESYGTSGVTNAFGPPTFEETKFLHDVKPTKIKIKL
- a CDS encoding GNAT family N-acetyltransferase; this encodes MRIVIADKTHSVYAEIICNTIEEASKVRGTGIAKRKPEYIISKMENGNAVIALEGDKFAGFCYIEAWDHGKFVANSGLIVHPDFRNIGLAKKIKQVIFNHSRTKFPEAKVFSITTGLAVMKLNSDLGYKPVTFSELTDDQSFWKGCQTCKNYDVLTRTEQKMCLCTGMLYDPKAVKNEPKKAVKETVFKRLKNIKQTLLLKKNKNNGND
- a CDS encoding argininosuccinate synthase — its product is METTKNKLVIAYSGGLDTSYCAVSLSKKFDVHAVSVNTGGFSESEIKIIESNAYKMGVSTYKNIDAIATFYQKVVKYLIYGNVLKNNTYPLSVSAERIVQAIEIIEYAKSIGAQYIAHGSTGAGNDQVRFDMIFQTLAPEIKIITPIRDGSLTRQQEIDYLIDNGIDMSWEKSKYSVNKGLWGTSVGGVETLGSEKALPENAYPSQLEKKQEEKITLTFKKGELVALNGIENTPEKVIESLNLIASKYAIGRDIHVGDTIVGIKGRVGFEAAAALITIKAHHLLEKHTLTKWQLQHKEYLASFYGMHLHEGQYLDPVMRDMEAFLESSQKNVSGLVTVSLKPYHFSLDGIISKHDLMNAKFGSYGEENKGWSAEEAKGFIKIVGNQNKIYQQVNNTSI
- the argC gene encoding N-acetyl-gamma-glutamyl-phosphate reductase, which produces MKKLEIGIVGGAGYTAGELIRLLLHHPHTNINFVFSTSNAGNKIHTVHKDLLGSTNLSFSNEINRNIDVLFLCLGHGNSKIFLENNFFSAQTKIIDLSNDFRLSKDNFFNNKEFIYGLPELQKEAIKTAQNVANPGCFATALQLAILPLASSKLLKNDVHIHAVTGATGAGTSLSATTHFTYRDNNFSHYKAFNHQHLGEIVQTVQQLQKSFDKEINFIPNRGNFSRGIFATAYTVFDDSLENALKLYKEFYKEAAFTFISDDEIHLKQVVNTNKCIIHLTKHGNKLLITSCIDNLLKGASGQAIQNMNLMCNLNETTGLQLKANYF
- the proC gene encoding pyrroline-5-carboxylate reductase, with product MKIAIIGTGNLGKSIAKGLIVNNAITSLFLTKREVNTLENFKGYKNVQITSNNKEAVKNSDILIFAVQPKHFEEILSEIKPLLTEKHIIISTITGFLIPKIEKIIGKDKFIIRAMPNTAIAVGKSMTCLCANKEGEKRINIAIAIFNRLGNSIAIPETQMQAATVVCASGIAFWMRLIRATTQAAIQLGFDAKEAQELAMFTSEGAASLLIANGKHPEEEIDKVTTPQGCTITGLNQMEQKGLSAALIQGMVASFTKINSIKEEQI
- a CDS encoding aspartate aminotransferase family protein codes for the protein MSLFNVYPLFDITPTTAKDVYIFDENGTKYLDLYGGHAVISIGHSHPKYVKNISEQVAKLGFYSNAIQNPLQTKLAEKLIQISGCNGYELFLCNSGAEANENALKLASFHTNKKKIVAFKNGFHGRTSAAVAATDNAKIIAPLNAQQEVEILALGDLSGLENALKKGDVCAVIVEFIQGVGGLDESNASFYEGADALCKKYNCCFIADEVQSGFGRTGDFFAFQKYNVSPDIIPIAKGMGNGFPIGGILIHPNIKASFGLLGTTFGGNHLACKAALTVLEVLEDEKLMENATKISNYFIEKAKEISEVKKVKGRGLMLGLEFDFPIAEIRKKMILEHHIFTGNAKNPNVIRILPSLTVKEKHIDQFFISLKEVLK
- a CDS encoding N-acetylornithine carbamoyltransferase is translated as MKNYTHINDIDNIYSWITEAKEIKSNPLKNKKLGTDKTLGLLFFNASLRTRLSTQKAALNLGMNTIVMNVTEDSWGIEFEDGAVMNGTTAEHIKEAAAVISQYCNVIAVRAFPSLTDKEKDEKETVLNAFLKHATVPIINMESATGHPLQGLTDAITIAEYSLKKRPKVVLSWAPHVKALPHAVANSFVQTMQKMDVDFIIANPDGYNLNKQITKNCMVTNNQQEAFKNADFIYAKNWSSYDDYGSITQKYDDWKITKQKIGNAKFMHCLPVRRNVVVEDAVLDSKNSLVIKQANNRTFAVQLVLKKILETL